The following are encoded in a window of Cucurbita pepo subsp. pepo cultivar mu-cu-16 chromosome LG12, ASM280686v2, whole genome shotgun sequence genomic DNA:
- the LOC111806753 gene encoding protein TIFY 4B-like isoform X2, with protein sequence MSAGAATFPSILDKPLNQLTEDDISQLTREDCRKYLKEKGMRRPSWNKSQAIQQVISLKALLEPCDDSGASALRKVVVLPQVNSNQGDSPKEPSDDAQFTMSVDESAYSNVETAKSTPEDPPAEPDNNVTSPRNQYETNGVDGQMTIFYCGKVNVYDGVPPDKAWAIMHLAASPIHVPQNHPLGGTAACQSPPRPLQTCSDKDDFFPPSATMYRNVHTEKMVEHPQQQQHVKGTSTRDSDVEGQASRKVSLQRYLEKRKDRGRLKNKKNPELSSSSLEGYMNHQMRTHISNENLDIQEC encoded by the exons ATGAGTGCGGGCGCGGCGACGTTCCCGTCTATACTCGACAAACCCCTCAACCAATTGACGGAGGATGACATTTCGCAGCTCACTCGAGAGGATTGTCGCAAAtacctaaaagaaaaag GAATGCGGCGGCCGTCATGGAACAAATCTCAGGCGATCCAGCAGGTTATTTCTCTCAAAGCACTGCTTGAACCCTGTGATGATTCCGGCGCCAGTGCTCTCAGGAAGGTCGTCGTTTTGCCTCAG GTGAATTCAAATCAAGGCGATTCACCCAAAGAACCGAGTGATGATGCTCAGTTTACAATGTCAGTTGATGAATCTGCGTATAGCAATGTGGAGACTGCAAAATCTACTCCTGAGGATCCACCAGCTGAGCCAGACAACAATGTCACCAGTCCCAG AAATCAATACGAAACAAATGGAGTGGATGGCCAAATGACAATTTTCTATTGTGGCAAAGTGAATGTGTATGATGGAGTTCCACCGGATAAG GCATGGGCAATCATGCATCTTGCAGCTAGTCCAATTCATGTCCCTCAGAATCATCCCTTGGGTGGAACTGCTGCATGTCAGTCTCCACCACGACCTTTGCAGACTTGCAGTGACAAAGATGACTTTTTTCCTCCTAGTGCTACCATGTATCGAAATGTGCATACAG AGAAGATGGTCGAGCAccctcagcagcagcagcatgtAAAAGGAACCAGTACTCGAGATTCTG ATGTCGAGGGTCAGGCGAGTCGGAAAGTTTCATTACAGAGATAtcttgaaaagagaaaagacaG GGGAAGgttaaagaacaagaaaaatccAGAATTGTCTTCTTCTAGCCTGGAAGGTTATATGAACCATCAAATGAGGACGCACATATCCAATGAGAATTTAG ATATCCAGGAGTGCTGA
- the LOC111806753 gene encoding protein TIFY 4B-like isoform X1, producing the protein MSAGAATFPSILDKPLNQLTEDDISQLTREDCRKYLKEKGMRRPSWNKSQAIQQVISLKALLEPCDDSGASALRKVVVLPQVNSNQGDSPKEPSDDAQFTMSVDESAYSNVETAKSTPEDPPAEPDNNVTSPRNQYETNGVDGQMTIFYCGKVNVYDGVPPDKAWAIMHLAASPIHVPQNHPLGGTAACQSPPRPLQTCSDKDDFFPPSATMYRNVHTEKMVEHPQQQQHVKGTSTRDSDVEGQASRKVSLQRYLEKRKDRGRLKNKKNPELSSSSLEGYMNHQMRTHISNENLGQFATSSLSPTGVAKAFVGTADNQPKLACFPVDLNVKDIQEC; encoded by the exons ATGAGTGCGGGCGCGGCGACGTTCCCGTCTATACTCGACAAACCCCTCAACCAATTGACGGAGGATGACATTTCGCAGCTCACTCGAGAGGATTGTCGCAAAtacctaaaagaaaaag GAATGCGGCGGCCGTCATGGAACAAATCTCAGGCGATCCAGCAGGTTATTTCTCTCAAAGCACTGCTTGAACCCTGTGATGATTCCGGCGCCAGTGCTCTCAGGAAGGTCGTCGTTTTGCCTCAG GTGAATTCAAATCAAGGCGATTCACCCAAAGAACCGAGTGATGATGCTCAGTTTACAATGTCAGTTGATGAATCTGCGTATAGCAATGTGGAGACTGCAAAATCTACTCCTGAGGATCCACCAGCTGAGCCAGACAACAATGTCACCAGTCCCAG AAATCAATACGAAACAAATGGAGTGGATGGCCAAATGACAATTTTCTATTGTGGCAAAGTGAATGTGTATGATGGAGTTCCACCGGATAAG GCATGGGCAATCATGCATCTTGCAGCTAGTCCAATTCATGTCCCTCAGAATCATCCCTTGGGTGGAACTGCTGCATGTCAGTCTCCACCACGACCTTTGCAGACTTGCAGTGACAAAGATGACTTTTTTCCTCCTAGTGCTACCATGTATCGAAATGTGCATACAG AGAAGATGGTCGAGCAccctcagcagcagcagcatgtAAAAGGAACCAGTACTCGAGATTCTG ATGTCGAGGGTCAGGCGAGTCGGAAAGTTTCATTACAGAGATAtcttgaaaagagaaaagacaG GGGAAGgttaaagaacaagaaaaatccAGAATTGTCTTCTTCTAGCCTGGAAGGTTATATGAACCATCAAATGAGGACGCACATATCCAATGAGAATTTAGGTCAGTTTGCGACAAGCTCTTTATCCCCTACTGGAGTAGCTAAAGCTTTCGTTGGAACAGCTGACAATCAGCCAAAACTTGCATGTTTTCCTGTCGACCTTAATGTCAAAG ATATCCAGGAGTGCTGA
- the LOC111806752 gene encoding perakine reductase-like — protein MEGKHQNLIQIPRVKLGSQGLEVSRLGFGCAGLSGYLSAPLSHEEGCNIIKQAFIKGITFFDSSDLYGADHDNEMMIGKALKQLPREKIQLATKFGIIPLGGFEIAVKGTPEYVRNCCEASLKRLQVDYIDLYYQHRVDISVPIEETMGELKKLVEEGKIKYIGLSEASGNTIRRAHAVHPITVVQMEYSLWSRDIEDDIIPLCRELGIGIVAYSPLGRGFFGGKAIAESLPSESSLAYHPRFIKESLEQNEAIYRRLTNLAVKHGYTTVQLALAWLLHQGIDIIPIPGTTKLGNLDSNIESLGVKLTEKDFKEIGDAVPVDEVRGQREYDVLTKYMWKFADTPLRS, from the exons atggaaggaaagCACCAAAACCTGATCCAAATCCCAAGAGTGAAACTGGGTAGCCAAGGATTAGAG GTTTCAAGGTTGGGTTTCGGATGTGCAGGACTTTCAGGCTATCTCAGCGCTCCCCTCTCTCATGAAGAAGGATGCAACATAATCAAACAAGCTTTCATCAAAGGAATAACTTTTTTTGATTCTTCTGATCTGTATGGTGCTGATCATgacaatgaaatgatgattgGAAAG GCTTTGAAACAGCTCCCGCGAGAGAAGATTCAGTTAGCTACAAAGTTTGGGATTATACCATTAGGAGGATTTGAAATTGCAGTTAAAGGGACACCTGAATATGTAAGGAACTGCTGTGAAGCGAGTCTCAAGCGCCTTCAAGTTGATTATATCGACCTCTACTATCAGCATCGTGTCGACATATCTGTGCCAATAGAAGAAACT ATGGGAGAGCTAAAGAAGCTGGTGGAAGAGGGGAAGATAAAGTACATCGGGTTGTCTGAAGCAAGTGGAAACACAATCAGGAGAGCCCATGCTGTTCATCCGATCACTGTCGTTCAAATGGAGTATTCGTTGTGGAGTCGTGACATCGAAGATGACATAATTCCACTTTGTAG GGAGCTTGGAATTGGGATAGTGGCTTACAGTCCTCTGGGTCGAGGGTTCTTTGGGGGCAAAGCAATTGCAGAGAGCTTGCCAAGTGAAAGCTCATTG GCTTATCATCCAAGGTTCATCAAGGAGAGTTTAGAACAGAATGAAGCTATTTACAGAAGGCTTACTAACCTTGCTGTGAAGCACGGTTATACCACAGTTCAGTTGGCTTTAGCTTGGCTGCTCCATCAGGGTATTGATATTATTCCCATCCCAG GGACAACCAAACTTGGGAACCTTGACAGCAACATTGAGTCATTGGGTGTGAAGCTAACAGAGAAAGATTTCAAAGAAATTGGTGATGCCGTGCCGGTTGATGAAGTTAGAGGCCAGCGAGAATACGATGTTCTCACCAAATATATGTGGAAGTTTGCAGATACCCCATTAAGGAGTTGA
- the LOC111806754 gene encoding 1,2-dihydroxy-3-keto-5-methylthiopentene dioxygenase 4-like encodes MAIEAWFMDDSNEDQRLPHHRNPKEFVSMDQLAELGVLHWKLNPKVYEYDEELKKIRDDRGYNYVDLLDICPEKLSNYEAKLKDFFTEHIHADEEIRYCLDGSGYFDVRDKNDRWIRIWIKPGDLIILPAGIYHRFTLDTNNYTKLMRLFQGEPIWTPFNRPQEQHPARKEYLKTFTEKAGVALEAH; translated from the exons ATGGCGATCGAG GCTTGGTTTATGGATGATAGCAATGAAGACCAGAGGCTTCCTCATCACCGCAACCCTAAAGAGTTCGTCTCCATGGACCAATTGGCAG AATTAGGAGTGTTGCACTGGAAATTGAACCCTAAGGTATATGAATACGACgaggaattgaagaaaatcagAGATGACAGGGGATACAATTACGTG GATTTACTTGATATATGTCCAGAGAAACTTTCCAATTATGAAGCGAAGTTGAAGGATTTCTTCACAGAGCACATTCACGCCGATGAGGAAATTCGCTACTGCTTGGATGGAAGTGGTTACTTCGACGTCCGGGACAAGAACGACCGTTGGATTCGAATCTGGATTAAGCCCGGCGATCTTATCATCTTGCCGGCCGGTATCTACCATCGTTTTACCCTGGACACCAATAATTATACAAAG TTAATGAGGCTGTTCCAAGGAGAGCCAATTTGGACACCGTTTAACCGACCACAAGAGCAGCATCCAGCAAGGAAAGAGTACCTCAAGACCTTCACTGAGAAAGCTGGAGTGGCACTCGAGGCTCATTAA